ACATTAGCCCGAGGAGGACACCGTACTCCAGGGCCGAAAGGCAAGCGCCGTCACGGCCTCCGCCAATGATCGTCCAGCCGCAACGCTCGGTGTTCCGCGATGCTGCTGCTGTGGCGGGCGGCGTTACTGTCGGGACCACAATGGTATGTAATACATGTCAAATAGCGAAAGGCACTCCTGGACCAGAACAGAACTAGTAAGCGCCTTCAATCGCCATTCAACGAGGTACGTCGCCGTGACGTGACGGCGTTATTGTCGGGACCAATCCATGCAATGCGGACCATTCACCCCATGGGCACTGGGCACAGTATTGACTCCTAGATAAAGAGGTAATTGCCATCACCACCATCCAATTCGTGGCCCACTCAATGCTGATGCCGTTGCGTGTGACATCGCTATCGGAACCACGTTACCATTCGTAGTGAATCGCATTTTAGGAGTTTGCAAGTGAGAAATATCGTAATAACCCTACTTTagactagggctcgcggtcgggtCCGGGTTTCGGGTACCCGTTGCCGGGGCCCCGTTCTCGTGCTACACGAAACCGGATTTGTGGCCCGTTCGAAACGGGTAATTAGGatccgtgtaattaagatccgtgtacccgtgtcaCCCGTGTATCCGGATCCACGGATACAAGGGTCCGGCCCGTTCTCGACGTATAGTGGCGATCGGACGCGTTCTTTATAAGAGCGAAGAATGAAAAGTTTATAACGAACAATAATACattaccaataacaagcaaaacaaaaaaaaaacagatccGGAGCCGAACGCAAATCCGGATCCGAACGCACTACACGGGCACGGATTTTGACGGGTTCGTGTAATTCGGAGGCTTAGCACCGCCGGGGCTAAGAACACGGATGTACGGGGTGGCGTGTAGCACGTATATCGGGAGCCCTACTTTAGACTAGGTATAAGTACTTACAAGTAAGTGTTTACCTTACCATTTCGTGTATGTACGAAGGTACCATTGTTTGGTCTTGTCTAGGATTTCCTGTAATAAAGGTCATAAGGCAAAATACAAATAACCTTATGCTAAATGCTTGGTGAATACAAATGAAACGCCCCGCTTCGTGTAATAGAATAGAAATGTAAATTACCTATTCTTTTCGTGAAACTGGTACCTATTGTATTGCAGGGTCACCTAGCGGGTGAGGCTATCAGCAGCCTGTTCACCGGTCGCCGGCGCCAGGAGGTGGTTGAGGTGCTTCCCCGCAACTATTCCATGGATCAGCCGCCGTCCGGCCCCTGCGCCTACGAGATAGCCACGTTTCTCAACTGCGCGGCGGAACGTGAGGACCTGACTGAATGCGCTGCTTTCCAAGAAGCGCTTAAGCAGTGCAAGAAGCGAAATGGTTAGCACGAATCTTGTATCTAATTTATTCCTGGGGGCACGATATTTTCACTTTATAATCGATAACTTCTTcttttaaaaaacaattatttgTTTACAAATAGCTATAGGGAAATAATTAGCAATAGTGGAAAACTTCTCGGTGGCGGTGatgaatatatgtatatgtactaCTTTTTTTTGCAGGTCTCTGAATCCAAGTGACATACCTACTACTGCAGTTAACCATCACCTATCTTACACCACGTCAGTTTTAATGACTTATCCCAAATAAAGCCACTCACCAAATCTTAAATCTTTCATTTTAAAGACCAGATACAACATGTGGTTCAAGCTAGAGACGCGTGGAtaggaataaaacaaaatgttaCAGTGTGTatataaaacttaatatttatttacacgaAGTACATATATGTTGTGACATTTTGttgcataaataataatattttcgcTTCAATTCAAAATAAACTTAATAGGTTTCTTTATGGGATAACAATAAACTTTTCGAGATATATCGGTTTCGGGATCctgtttatataaatataaacttaatTATTCGATTCAAACCTCACGTAAAAGTCTGCAAGTTTTctatcaaaaatatataaaacaagGATTACGTGAGCTGAgaaactattttatttacattattgtaattaaatttatttctgtACAAGTTTTGTAATAAGTAAATCAGATATTTTACAATTTGGCACATTGAATACTTCGGAGAGGGGTATGGGTGTGGAGGAAGTCGATCGGCGTCTAATATAATGCCTGATTAATTCTTTGGATTTGACTGTACCCTTAGCACAGAGGACTGAACTGATCAACGGTGCCCACTAACTAGAGTAACATCGCTATCATATATATATGAACAGCCAGATCGCTCACATATAtctatctgaacacgcctctactGTCAAGTCATCTAGATGGCATGTTAATATATGTTGAGCACCTTGTCCgatattatatttaagtaataGCGACTGTACTTTATAGGCCCCTGATGGGCCTTGACAAGCTAACGCTGCAGCTGTCAGCATGGTTACAACCGACCCTTTTTCCCGTCCTCTGTGCCCTTAGCTCGCGAGAGCCGTTTGCGCAGACCCTTTACTCACTACTGAGTACTCAAAACGAACCAATATAACAGATCACGATACGGAAATCGAACTAGTACTGGTTTGCTTGAGGTACTCACAGTAGCAGGGAGTAACAGCAGAGCTCAGGTTAGGTGTAGGTACTGACCGCTAACAACTACCTAGCGACTAACAATAACCAACATGTTAAATCAACTTACGTACAAAACGTTATTAAGCTCCGCTTTAAGCTTAATTGGACAAGCCCAAAACGGGTCAAAAGTTATTACTAAAGTCAGGCACATTTAAGAGAAGTGACCTAGTAAAATGTACTGGCTCGGAATTTGCTCCAAACATTATGTTTAACAAATAAAGGTGTAACTTTATTGTTTCCAGATTTGTAACATTTTGCTAACTTTTAGATTTGTAACAAACAAATTTTGAGAGGACGTGAAATAAACAATATAACGGCACTAAAATGGTCACATAACAGTGAAAGATTCGTTCGATTGTCGTACATTCGCCTTAATCACTAAAATTTAACTAAAGTATACTTTAACGCTTAAGCTAAATCAGTCTAATTCTTAAAGCGACATTAAACATATGTCCAACAATAAAGTTAGAACGAATGCTACAATCACCACACTGGAAATTCATAAGGCCACTAGGTTCAATAGTTTACAATTACAAACAATTCatcagattttttttaacttacatATTCGTAACCCGGAAATTataattacaattttacaacGAAATGTAACCTATGTTAATATGGCGGATCGTTAtaattacgtgaaattaaatcACAATGTCGTTTTATCCAGTATATAATCGATTCGGATTCGAGGTTAGTTTCATTAAAATGGCTGAATAGATTTTTCAAAATCAATAAATGTGGACATTCCATAGATTTGTATACCAGTAATTGTATcaatttgaaaaattaaaaatcagttTTAGTAAGttaaatgagaatacatatttgTGTAAATTACAAGTATTCAATGGGTTGTTAGAGGATTTTAAATGTTCTCGTGTGCGTATTATTCTCTGTGTAACGCATTACTTCAATATATTATCATCCACAATTTCATATAACATTTGAATATAAAACATCACAAAAATAATGCACCAGCGCATAAATATGATACGATAAACCAATGTAAACTTCGGGCCAACCGGCTTCTAGCTGTCCGagtatagaaaaataatttaaagctTATCACAATCATTCACTCAGTATATCGTATCCCTCCCCTTTACTATATTCTACTTTACGTTAAATCTTAGTTTAGCGCTAATAACACTCAAAGCATGCAGTCAAACATTAACTAATATAACTATCATATGAAGTACAGCTTCTCGGTCGAGCTAAACGTAGATTCGAACGTATTCTTGCATACTTAGCGGGATCGAACTTTACATaggttttgtatttgtatacaaagtcattaaaatttattttatcgtATACGCTACAGGAGTAGCCGTAAATCTATAAGCATTCACGTATTTACAATAGCACGATTATCTCAAATATGACACAAAATATTTGATACGCGATGTCAAACCGAGATGCGAACTCGTCCAGAGAAGCGTCATCCAGCGACCGCTACTCTAATTTTTATTCGGTGCGGGCATATCGGTTCGAAATCGACGCGGGTCAATAGAAcgagacggacggacgggcggtcTCGTCACAAGCGCATCTCCCACAGGATGAGGTGGGCGTCTTTGGGGTTGGGTTCGGCGGCGGGCGAGGGGCGCTCGGCGGCGTCGGCCGTCTGCCGCCAGTCCACGTAGCCGCGCCCGCCCACCACCGTCACCACcgagcgccgcgccgcgccctcGCCCACCACGTAGTCGGCGCCGCGCAGGCTGCGCGCCGCCGGCTTGCTGGCGGCGCACGAGGGCAGCGCCGGGCCCGGGGACCCCGAGGAGGCGCTCGAGTCGGGCGTGGACACCGCCACGGGCGCCAGCCCGGCCGCCCCCGACGCGCCCGAGCTCGTCCGCGACACGCCGCGCAGCGCCATGGACTCCTCGCTGCCCGACGAGGTGCAGAGGCTGGACGCCCGGGAGTCGACCGACCAGCTCGACAGGTCGAGGCTCCTCGGCCGGCCGGCTCGCATGCGGAGCCGCCGGTCGAGGGTGCTGACGCGGAACGGGATGGCCGCCAGCTCGGGGTCGCTCCGCCGGAGCGCCTCGCCCCCGGACCCGCTGACGTCGCTCTCCCCGGCGCAGTCTTTCACGAACATGAGATCACCGTACAGCCCGTACACGTCGCAGGCGTTCAGGTTGGCACATTTGGGAAGAGTTTTGCTGAGGCGGACGTCCCCGGGCTTCTTGCGGCGCACGACGGCCGATTGCACGCGTTGAGGGCGGTACGGACTCAGCTCCTCCGATATCCGCCTCTCCAGCTTGGGTTTTTCGCCGTCCTCTTTAGACATCTCCTCTTTGTATTCGTGAAGGACGCTGTTTTCTGAAAGGGTGGCTTGGTAGGCGCGGGCGTTGGATAGATTCCGTCGGACGACGTTGACGTCGACTTCCTTCGTCTCCGGTAGCAACGGAAGCAGGAAACTGACGGGACCGGCGTGTGCGTGGTATGAGACCCCGATGTGTCCGCCGATAAGTGGCAACCCTTCGAGCTTGGGCAGGGGCACAGTGACGCTAACGCCGGCGGTCGTACCGACCCAAAGAAGCCCTTGCACTGCGAGCAAAGCGGAGACGTAGGCGGGTTTGCTTCCCTCCCTGGCTCCGATCGTCTTCGCCACATCAGCAGCAATATCAATATTCTGCAGATGCTCGAACGTTTCAGCGTGGTAAAGACTCACGTACGTGGAATCCGTGCATGCGGCCCAAAGTCCGACGCCAGAATGCGCTAAGTACCTTACAGATCGGTCGCTGTCACCTTTAAGTTCTAATATGCGTAATATTTCAGCTGTCAGCGCGTTTATAGCGAAGACTCTTCTTCCACAAGAAGCGTAAATTATTCCATCTACCGGCAGTACGCAGTGCACAGGCTGGTCGCCTAGCTCTATAGCTAGCGGTTCCTGAAGGGCCCACGAGTCGTCATGGTTCCTTCGGTAGACTGACACTCGCCCGTTCGCGAGTCCCACGAACATCGCGTCGCAGTGGTACTTGATCTGCGTGACCGGCGCGATGGTGTTGACTTCGGCCAGCTTCTCCTGTTTCTCGGGCTCGACTCCGGAGAAGACGATGATTTTCTTGTCGTCAGTGCCGAGCCACACTGTGTCGCCGCACAGCGTGGTCACTTGACGGATCCCTTTGGCATATTCCATTGAGGTCACCTGAACAAGAGAAAATAATCGGTTAGGTACCATCAGCCGTAAAAGTGCATGTcgactttatcaatgaattcattgataacaTAATTTCttcatgcaatttcgcagctccACTGTACATTACTAGCGAAGCAGCGATAAAATGGGACACTTTGTTGTTTTAACATGTAACGTACAATCGCATGCGCTCGCGGTGTTCCAGTTAAGAAAAAAATGCCTTAATCCTTGCAACCGAGCGGCTACCTGGCTACCTGTAAGGCGTTCAAACGGGGTGCGTCCCACgagatataactacataatatataatttcatattaataacattCACAAGATATAGTGAACgtttgctataacatcaaaaacaatatttttattaggaataacggtcaattaacataatattcatttagtataatgattttttatataacactcaaatactctaaattcagtttatataacatacataacgtatatcgatcatagtatatactatcttttagtataatgattataaaatataatagcgtatgATATACTGAATAGGTTATAACTCCTACCCTATACAAAAcaagctgttgccagaaaagtaggttaggttaggttagaactgcgacccctacagaaaacaaactgctgcccgaaaagtaggttaggttaggttagaactgcgacccctacagaaaacaaactgctgccagaaaagtaggttaggttaggttagaactgcgacctctacagaaaacaaactgctgccagaaaagtaggttaggttaggttagaactgcaacctgtacagaaaacaaactgctgccagaaaagtaggttaggttaggttagaattgcgacccctacagaaaacaaactgctgccagaaaaataggttaggttaggttagaactgcgacccccacagaaaacaaactactgccagaaaagtaggttaggttaggttagaactgcgaccccttaggttagaactgcgacctctacagaaaacaaactgctgccagaaaagtaggttaggttaggttagaactgcaacctgtacagaaaacaaactgctgccagaaaagtaggttaggttaggttagaactgcgaccccttaggttagaactgcgacctctacagaaaacaaactgctgccagaaaagtaggttaggttaggttagaactgcaacctgtacagaaaacaaactgctgccagaaaagtaggttaggttaggttagaattgcgacccctacagaaaacaaactgctgccagaaaaataggttaggttaggttagaactgcgacccccacagaaaacaaactgctgccagaaaagtaggttaggttaggttagaactgcgacccctacagaaaatgggtaagtaatataagacataagaacttatactataatattcatattatatacgctcatattgtataagtttgttttgtataccgttcaaggtgtataacgaacgttatacagggtggaaaggcacgacgatccttcccggaagtattaggtcgtttaagtgatacagagactattggtaatggtaagaatcgttaattgagtaaaaaataaaaattgcaaaaatactactttttaactgtggtgataaccctatagcatgtgcacatgacgtctagattaaggatctccgtcgggaaagctcgggactttacacttttttccgatcgttgacagtatcgcaatgatgtatgaatgacgcataaatgtcaaatacttaaatcaaatgcatgcaaaaatattacaaacaattttattactttcttagataattacttttttccaatatttaatactatcttcttttcacatacggtgttcaaatgtacctccgtgtattacaacgccgccgcagcccgtacccgagtatgtcgatgcacatgcgatatagtgtatgctcttcgtcatttatcctccgcagaaagcaccaattagcctttgtctcatttcgtccgcagtttcacattccgtttggtttggtacaccatatcttttacacagccccacaaatttaaatagccacgagcatctaacatttttatttgaagaatatgacattcaataagtatagttcaatgaaaatttaatttcaaacatcagacgtcttgtctatttcctaccacgcaagaagg
The genomic region above belongs to Cydia splendana chromosome 13, ilCydSple1.2, whole genome shotgun sequence and contains:
- the LOC134796054 gene encoding coiled-coil-helix-coiled-coil-helix domain-containing protein 10, mitochondrial-like; its protein translation is MPFGRSRSGGSPRRTPYSRAERQAPSRPPPMIVQPQRSVFRDAAAVAGGVTVGTTMGHLAGEAISSLFTGRRRQEVVEVLPRNYSMDQPPSGPCAYEIATFLNCAAEREDLTECAAFQEALKQCKKRNGL